A section of the Thermocrinis sp. genome encodes:
- the purC gene encoding phosphoribosylaminoimidazolesuccinocarboxamide synthase, whose product MNKLYEGKAKIVYATEDEQKLIVFFKDSTTAFDATKKAQVEGKGAINNTISSILFELLEKHNIKTHFIKKLSDREMLVWRAKRFDLEVVVRNITAGSICKRLGLAEGIELKKPLVELFYKNDGLHDPLICKSHALMLSLATEEQIEEMERIALQVNEVLKDFFHSCGLILVDFKLEFGILPDGSIAVIDEISPDTCRLWDAKTKEKLDKDRFRFDLGDLMEGYRKILEKIQR is encoded by the coding sequence ATGAATAAACTATACGAAGGGAAGGCTAAGATAGTTTATGCTACAGAAGACGAGCAAAAACTGATTGTTTTTTTCAAAGATAGCACCACCGCTTTTGACGCAACAAAAAAAGCCCAAGTGGAAGGAAAGGGAGCTATAAACAATACCATATCCAGCATACTCTTTGAACTTCTTGAAAAGCACAACATAAAAACCCACTTCATAAAAAAGCTGTCCGATAGAGAAATGCTCGTTTGGAGAGCAAAGAGGTTTGACCTTGAGGTGGTGGTCAGGAACATAACCGCAGGAAGCATATGCAAAAGGCTTGGGCTTGCGGAAGGTATAGAGCTTAAAAAACCTTTGGTGGAGCTATTTTACAAAAACGACGGGCTTCATGATCCATTGATCTGTAAGTCCCATGCCTTGATGCTTTCTTTGGCTACAGAAGAACAAATAGAGGAGATGGAAAGGATAGCCCTTCAGGTAAATGAGGTATTAAAAGACTTTTTCCACTCCTGTGGTCTTATTCTCGTTGACTTCAAGCTGGAATTTGGTATACTGCCTGATGGAAGTATAGCTGTTATAGATGAAATATCACCCGACACTTGTAGGCTTTGGGATGCAAAAACTAAGGAGAAGTTAGACAAAGACAGGTTCAGGTTCGACTTGGGAGACCTGATGGAAGGATACAGGAAAATCTTGGAGAAAATTCAGCGATAA
- the purN gene encoding phosphoribosylglycinamide formyltransferase encodes MNIGVLVSGRGSNLQALIDAYKAGKIEGSIALVISDNPNAYAIERCKRHGIPYQIVLRQDFTSKKDFEREMVRLLKEREVELVVLAGFMRVLSKEFLDAFPMRVINIHPSLIPAFQGLNAQKQALDYGAKITGCTVHFVSQELDNGPVIIQACVPITPEDTEDSLSEKILKFEHKILPQAVKWISEGRVKIDGRKVVVEGAVYGTLPVNPMLEYSF; translated from the coding sequence ATGAACATAGGTGTTTTGGTTTCTGGCAGAGGTAGCAACCTTCAGGCACTTATAGACGCTTACAAGGCGGGAAAGATAGAAGGTAGCATAGCCCTCGTTATCTCAGACAATCCCAACGCCTACGCCATAGAAAGGTGCAAAAGACACGGTATTCCTTACCAGATAGTCCTAAGGCAAGACTTTACGAGCAAAAAAGATTTTGAGAGGGAGATGGTAAGGCTACTAAAAGAGAGAGAGGTGGAGTTGGTTGTCCTTGCAGGGTTTATGAGGGTTCTCTCTAAGGAGTTTTTAGATGCCTTTCCTATGAGAGTTATAAACATTCATCCTTCTTTAATACCAGCCTTTCAGGGACTAAATGCCCAAAAGCAAGCTTTAGATTACGGCGCTAAAATCACCGGATGCACGGTTCATTTTGTTTCTCAGGAGCTTGACAACGGGCCAGTTATAATCCAGGCATGCGTTCCAATAACGCCGGAAGATACGGAGGATAGTCTTTCGGAGAAAATACTTAAGTTTGAGCATAAGATCCTTCCTCAGGCGGTAAAGTGGATTTCAGAAGGAAGGGTAAAGATAGACGGCAGAAAAGTGGTGGTGGAGGGAGCTGTGTATGGCACCCTCCCAGTAAATCCGATGTTAGAATATTCTTTCTGA
- a CDS encoding PA2779 family protein, which produces MWKKLRDPLIVFAVAGWFFFLNSSPALAGLVESKPATEELKNINREEEIRKIQRALESKIVQEKLKAYGLSKEEIEKKLSEMDDHQIHMLAKVSEKVLAGGDLGLVIAVLLIAILLVILLKLLNKEIIIR; this is translated from the coding sequence ATGTGGAAAAAGTTAAGAGACCCCCTTATAGTATTTGCAGTAGCTGGTTGGTTTTTCTTTTTAAACTCAAGCCCTGCTTTGGCTGGTCTGGTAGAGTCTAAGCCTGCCACTGAGGAGCTTAAAAACATAAACAGAGAAGAGGAAATAAGAAAAATACAAAGAGCCCTGGAGAGCAAGATAGTTCAAGAAAAGCTAAAGGCTTATGGTCTTAGTAAAGAAGAGATAGAAAAAAAGCTGTCGGAGATGGACGATCATCAGATTCACATGCTGGCAAAGGTTTCCGAAAAGGTTTTGGCGGGAGGGGACCTGGGTTTAGTTATAGCGGTTTTGCTAATAGCCATACTTTTGGTTATACTGCTGAAGCTTCTCAACAAGGAAATAATCATAAGGTAA
- a CDS encoding C39 family peptidase, whose translation MLPVPFVKQRDQFCGPASLSSVLGYYGLSIYQDTIAKDVYIPKLKGALITDLENYAKKLGFKTELFKGDQKTIKDYISKGVPVIVLVDFGLLFTSVPHYLVIIGFDGRGFYVHTGYEAEKFYSFEELDRVWRRMGRVGLAIYR comes from the coding sequence ATCCTTCCTGTTCCCTTCGTAAAACAGCGGGATCAGTTCTGCGGTCCCGCTTCTCTAAGCAGTGTTCTTGGCTATTACGGTCTTAGCATATACCAAGACACCATAGCAAAGGATGTTTATATTCCCAAGTTGAAGGGAGCTTTGATTACGGACCTTGAAAACTACGCAAAAAAACTTGGCTTTAAAACAGAACTTTTTAAGGGGGACCAAAAAACTATTAAAGACTACATAAGCAAGGGTGTGCCAGTGATCGTGCTTGTAGATTTTGGACTGTTATTTACAAGCGTACCTCACTATTTGGTTATAATCGGGTTTGACGGCAGGGGCTTTTATGTCCACACCGGATACGAAGCTGAAAAGTTTTATTCCTTTGAGGAGCTGGATAGGGTGTGGCGCAGGATGGGAAGGGTTGGATTGGCAATTTATCGCTGA
- the lysS gene encoding lysine--tRNA ligase — protein MEKSRVEKLSRIKEQNYAYPYSYDISDNLGNIRKKYEKDPPPGKRVRIRGRIKRISKQDQFFVVRLEDLEAKVEMWVRTSHQLEQGKEVILEGTLRRIDGNLFLDEAEPLEGDCLRVLDVKREYDLEPEREEVSVAGRVVTLRPMGKATFAHIQDATGKLQIYVKQDLLGEKSFKEFEDIVDPGDIIGVKGYLFRTNAGELTVEVRDWKLLAKSLHPLPEKWHGLKDVEVRYRQRYLDLIANEESRRIFSLRSKLISELRKFLDSKGFIEVETPILQPIASGANAKPFITYHNYLEQNLYLRIAPELYLKRLVVGGFNKVYEIGKNFRNEGVDTTHNPEFTMLEFYCAYWDYNNLMSFTEELLSYLLNSLVESLKITYQGRELDFTPPYKRYHYFQLLEEKTGKDKEFFLRDVEGLRKLAMELRIPKAEILTHAKLIDKVFDVLVEDELWGPCFVVDFPKILSPLARTHRQDPDLVERFELFVAGKEIANAYTELNDPFEQRERFLEQLKEKEMGDEEAMAMDEDFIRALEYGMPPTAGEGIGIDRLVMLLADVDSIREVILFPALRQKL, from the coding sequence ATGGAAAAATCAAGAGTTGAAAAGCTAAGCAGGATTAAAGAGCAGAACTACGCCTATCCTTACTCATACGACATAAGCGACAACCTTGGGAACATAAGGAAGAAATACGAAAAAGATCCCCCACCTGGCAAAAGAGTTAGGATAAGGGGAAGGATAAAGAGAATATCAAAACAGGATCAGTTTTTTGTTGTAAGACTGGAGGATTTGGAAGCTAAGGTAGAAATGTGGGTTAGAACCAGTCATCAACTTGAACAGGGTAAAGAGGTAATTTTAGAGGGAACCCTACGCAGGATTGATGGTAATCTCTTTTTAGATGAAGCTGAACCTTTAGAAGGGGATTGTTTAAGGGTTTTGGATGTAAAAAGGGAGTACGACCTTGAGCCGGAGCGTGAGGAGGTTTCGGTAGCTGGAAGAGTGGTAACTTTGCGTCCTATGGGAAAAGCTACCTTCGCCCACATTCAGGATGCTACGGGAAAGCTTCAGATATACGTAAAACAAGATCTGTTGGGAGAAAAATCTTTCAAAGAGTTTGAAGATATAGTGGATCCAGGGGACATAATAGGAGTTAAAGGGTATCTTTTTAGAACAAACGCCGGAGAGCTTACGGTAGAAGTAAGAGATTGGAAACTGCTTGCCAAAAGCTTGCATCCGCTACCCGAAAAGTGGCATGGTCTAAAAGATGTGGAAGTAAGATACAGGCAAAGATACTTAGACCTAATAGCCAACGAGGAAAGCAGAAGGATATTTTCTTTAAGAAGCAAGCTAATATCTGAGCTTAGAAAATTTTTGGATTCCAAAGGTTTTATTGAGGTAGAAACCCCCATACTTCAGCCTATAGCCTCTGGAGCAAATGCAAAACCGTTTATTACCTATCACAACTACCTTGAGCAGAACCTGTACCTTAGGATAGCTCCAGAGCTCTACCTAAAACGCCTCGTTGTAGGGGGATTTAACAAGGTTTATGAAATAGGCAAGAACTTCCGCAACGAAGGAGTGGACACCACCCACAACCCTGAATTTACTATGCTTGAGTTTTACTGCGCCTATTGGGACTACAACAATCTTATGTCTTTTACTGAGGAGCTTCTTTCTTATCTTCTGAACAGCTTAGTAGAAAGCCTTAAGATAACGTATCAAGGTAGGGAATTGGACTTTACCCCACCCTACAAACGTTATCACTATTTCCAACTTTTAGAAGAAAAAACTGGTAAGGATAAGGAATTCTTCTTGAGGGATGTGGAGGGGCTTAGAAAGTTAGCTATGGAGCTTAGAATACCAAAGGCTGAAATATTAACTCACGCCAAGCTTATAGACAAAGTTTTTGACGTGCTGGTGGAGGATGAACTTTGGGGTCCGTGCTTCGTGGTAGACTTTCCTAAGATACTCTCCCCTCTTGCAAGGACGCACAGACAGGATCCAGATTTGGTGGAGAGGTTTGAGCTTTTCGTGGCGGGCAAAGAGATAGCCAACGCGTATACGGAGTTAAACGATCCCTTTGAACAAAGGGAAAGGTTTTTAGAGCAGTTAAAGGAAAAGGAAATGGGAGACGAGGAAGCGATGGCTATGGACGAGGACTTTATAAGGGCTTTGGAGTACGGTATGCCACCAACAGCTGGGGAGGGTATAGGAATAGACAGACTGGTTATGCTTTTGGCAGACGTAGATTCTATAAGAGAAGTTATACTCTTCCCTGCCCTCAGACAGAAGCTATGA